In Desulfuromonas acetoxidans DSM 684, a genomic segment contains:
- the hprK gene encoding HPr(Ser) kinase/phosphatase codes for MAQLSVRELLEEQNTGLELEVLAGADGLHKCIESHRIQKPGLALAGHLSYLHPNRLQILGSTELSYLEKLTPETAAANVEQLCSLGFSCLIITKGQTPPKVLLNMTEQYAIPLLRTQMKSSAFISLITKFLEERLLPSTSVHGVLVDVFGVGVLLMGQSGIGKSECALDLVLRGHRLVADDVVKVRTKLPAVLFGEGSDLLHYHMEIRGLGIINIKHLFGVAAIRERKKIDVAMELQEWDDEATYDRLGLDEQHYELLGIKVPLLRIPVCPGRNISTIIEVGARNQLLKEMGYNSAREFQDRLEKRMAEVAQLHSHVIIGDNLE; via the coding sequence ATGGCGCAGTTGAGTGTACGTGAGTTGCTGGAAGAGCAGAACACTGGATTGGAACTCGAAGTGCTGGCTGGTGCTGACGGTCTTCACAAATGTATTGAATCACATCGCATTCAAAAACCTGGATTAGCTTTAGCTGGTCATCTCAGTTATCTCCATCCGAACCGCCTGCAGATTCTTGGCTCCACTGAGCTTAGCTATCTTGAAAAACTTACCCCGGAAACCGCCGCTGCAAATGTTGAGCAGCTCTGTTCTCTGGGGTTTTCCTGTCTGATCATCACCAAAGGGCAAACCCCGCCGAAAGTTTTATTGAATATGACCGAACAGTACGCGATCCCTCTGTTGCGTACCCAGATGAAAAGTTCGGCTTTTATTTCTTTAATCACCAAATTTCTTGAAGAGCGTTTACTGCCGTCGACATCCGTCCATGGTGTTCTGGTCGATGTGTTTGGGGTAGGAGTGCTTCTTATGGGACAAAGTGGTATCGGCAAAAGTGAATGTGCTTTGGATCTGGTTTTGCGTGGGCATCGGCTTGTGGCGGATGACGTGGTCAAAGTCCGGACGAAGTTGCCGGCTGTGTTGTTTGGCGAGGGCAGCGATCTGCTTCATTACCATATGGAAATTCGTGGTTTGGGGATCATCAACATCAAACATCTGTTCGGTGTTGCTGCTATCCGTGAGCGAAAGAAAATTGACGTCGCTATGGAATTGCAGGAATGGGACGATGAAGCCACGTATGACCGCCTTGGCTTGGATGAACAGCATTACGAGTTGTTGGGTATAAAAGTTCCGCTGTTGAGGATTCCGGTCTGTCCGGGGAGAAATATCTCCACCATTATTGAAGTTGGTGCACGCAATCAACTTCTTAAAGAGATGGGCT
- a CDS encoding PTS sugar transporter subunit IIA translates to MKIVELLDPAAVEADIQSVTKNEVLAEMTDVLLRSAKDLNREDVLSVLLERERLGSTGIGEGVAIPHGKLKKIDQLILAFGRSRKGVDFDSMDGKPAHLFFLLLAPEESISVHLKTLARISKLLKDTDVRDRLLMATSGEEIYEIIRVEETT, encoded by the coding sequence ATGAAAATTGTTGAATTGCTAGATCCTGCTGCTGTTGAAGCCGATATTCAATCGGTGACTAAAAACGAGGTATTGGCTGAGATGACCGATGTGTTATTGCGCTCAGCTAAAGATCTCAATCGTGAAGACGTCTTATCGGTTCTTCTCGAACGTGAACGTCTTGGCAGCACCGGTATTGGTGAAGGCGTGGCCATTCCCCACGGTAAGCTCAAAAAGATTGATCAGCTGATTCTGGCTTTTGGGCGTAGTCGTAAAGGGGTTGATTTTGATTCTATGGATGGCAAACCGGCACACCTTTTCTTTTTATTGCTGGCCCCCGAAGAATCGATCAGTGTCCATTTGAAAACCTTGGCGCGTATCTCTAAATTGCTCAAAGATACCGACGTGCGAGACCGGTTACTCATGGCAACGAGTGGTGAGGAGATCTACGAGATTATCCGTGTAGAAGAAACAACCTGA
- the hpf gene encoding ribosome hibernation-promoting factor, HPF/YfiA family, translated as MQISVTFRHMDTSEPVRNYVEEKLVRVNKYIEEPIDAQVVLTVEKKIRHNAEVALVAKGVTIKASAEVTDDMYAAIDAVVDKLERQLKRYKEKLKRHSSRKGKERDLTKTIYEAASVEEGHPEPKVIRSHSFSIKPMSVDEAVMQMDLLQKEFLVFTDDDTEEVNVIYRRKDGNYGLIVPKS; from the coding sequence ATGCAAATTTCAGTCACGTTTCGTCATATGGACACCAGTGAGCCGGTCCGTAATTATGTTGAAGAAAAACTTGTTCGCGTTAATAAGTATATTGAAGAACCCATCGACGCTCAGGTTGTTCTGACCGTTGAAAAAAAGATTCGTCACAATGCTGAGGTCGCTTTGGTTGCCAAAGGGGTTACCATTAAAGCCTCTGCTGAAGTGACTGATGATATGTATGCAGCAATTGACGCTGTGGTTGATAAGCTGGAACGTCAGCTCAAGCGCTACAAGGAAAAACTCAAACGTCACTCCAGCCGTAAAGGCAAAGAGCGTGACCTGACGAAGACCATTTATGAAGCAGCCAGTGTTGAGGAAGGCCATCCAGAGCCAAAGGTTATCCGCAGCCACAGCTTCTCCATCAAGCCAATGTCAGTTGATGAAGCGGTGATGCAAATGGATTTGCTGCAAAAGGAGTTCCTGGTTTTTACCGATGATGACACCGAAGAGGTGAACGTTATTTATCGTCGCAAAGATGGTAACTACGGTCTGATTGTCCCGAAAAGCTAA
- the lptB gene encoding LPS export ABC transporter ATP-binding protein — translation MSHLLKATGLTKSYRRRTVVNGVDLEVRSGQVIGLLGPNGAGKTTSFYMMVGLVKPDQGQVFIDDVEVSQWPMYQRAGAGVAYLPQESSVFRKLTVEQNLLAILEYHVSDVEQRRERLATLLGDFRLEHVAKSPGYALSGGERRRTEIARALVIDPRFILLDEPFAGIDPLAVIDIQNIILDLKKRGIGVLISDHNVRETLGVCDSAYILNAGTILEHGTPEEIATSSTAREIYLGEDFRL, via the coding sequence GTGAGCCATCTTCTCAAAGCCACAGGTCTGACAAAGTCCTATCGGCGCCGTACTGTTGTCAACGGCGTTGATCTTGAGGTTCGCTCCGGCCAGGTTATCGGGCTGTTGGGACCAAATGGAGCTGGTAAAACAACCTCTTTTTATATGATGGTTGGTTTGGTTAAACCAGATCAGGGACAGGTGTTTATTGATGATGTTGAGGTGAGCCAGTGGCCCATGTATCAACGTGCCGGCGCAGGGGTGGCTTATCTGCCTCAGGAATCTTCAGTTTTTCGTAAACTGACGGTTGAACAGAATTTGCTGGCGATTCTTGAATACCATGTCAGTGATGTTGAGCAGCGTCGTGAACGGCTGGCCACCTTGCTGGGTGACTTTCGTTTGGAGCATGTAGCAAAGTCTCCCGGGTATGCCTTATCCGGTGGCGAACGGCGACGCACGGAGATTGCTCGGGCGTTGGTGATCGATCCCCGGTTTATTCTGCTTGACGAACCTTTTGCCGGTATTGACCCGCTGGCGGTGATCGATATACAGAATATTATTCTTGATTTGAAAAAACGGGGCATCGGTGTACTGATCTCTGATCACAATGTCCGTGAAACGCTCGGCGTGTGTGACAGTGCTTACATCCTCAATGCGGGCACTATTCTCGAACACGGTACCCCTGAAGAGATCGCAACAAGTTCGACAGCACGGGAAATTTACCTTGGTGAGGATTTCCGGCTATAA
- the lptA gene encoding lipopolysaccharide transport periplasmic protein LptA, with protein sequence MAEPDMEHDASQPIHVTSQRLEANDAKGFFIFTGEVQAQQGDVTMYAHKMTIYYSDGEQRQVDRVVAEKDVRIVQLNRVATGQNAVFWQKDGRVELTGDPRVVQGENVVEGEKIIVYLNESRSIVEGGKQGRVKAVFVPGESTE encoded by the coding sequence ATGGCTGAACCTGACATGGAACATGACGCCAGTCAACCGATCCATGTGACCTCACAGCGTCTCGAAGCCAACGACGCAAAAGGGTTCTTCATTTTTACCGGTGAGGTCCAGGCGCAGCAGGGCGATGTCACCATGTATGCTCACAAAATGACGATTTACTATTCGGATGGTGAGCAGAGGCAGGTTGATCGCGTTGTGGCTGAAAAAGACGTGCGCATAGTCCAGTTGAATCGGGTTGCTACGGGACAAAATGCCGTTTTCTGGCAAAAAGACGGACGGGTGGAGTTGACGGGTGATCCCCGTGTTGTCCAGGGGGAAAACGTTGTTGAGGGTGAGAAGATTATCGTTTACCTCAATGAGAGCCGTAGTATCGTTGAAGGCGGCAAGCAGGGGCGTGTTAAAGCCGTCTTTGTGCCGGGAGAATCCACCGAGTGA
- the lptC gene encoding LPS export ABC transporter periplasmic protein LptC, translated as MTRRNTIRRFLVAALLAFCAGLLVLVLYYENLPTSVEIIDDVVMDADVELTTFNYTETVDGAKHWTLTGESAAHDFNQEQTRIDRVMMKLYDQKDMGDVVLTADQGTALLSDQQVNVDGDVVIKSDNGYTLLTERATYYGNRSQSGVIESPVAVTIRSDQLELHGTGLVLDVGLRTMQLNTDVSATFYPEAQKEQP; from the coding sequence ATGACTAGACGCAATACCATACGCCGTTTTCTTGTTGCTGCACTTCTGGCTTTTTGTGCGGGATTGCTGGTGTTGGTTCTCTATTACGAGAATTTGCCGACTTCTGTTGAAATCATTGATGATGTCGTCATGGATGCTGATGTTGAGTTGACAACATTTAACTACACAGAAACCGTCGATGGCGCCAAGCATTGGACATTGACTGGTGAATCTGCGGCACATGATTTCAATCAGGAACAAACCCGGATAGACCGGGTGATGATGAAACTCTATGATCAGAAAGATATGGGCGATGTTGTGTTAACTGCTGATCAGGGCACAGCTCTTTTGTCGGATCAACAAGTTAACGTTGACGGAGATGTCGTAATAAAGTCAGATAACGGATATACGCTGTTGACGGAGCGAGCCACCTATTATGGAAATCGTTCTCAAAGTGGTGTCATTGAATCGCCGGTGGCTGTGACGATTCGTTCTGACCAGTTGGAGTTACACGGAACCGGGCTTGTTTTGGATGTTGGTTTACGCACCATGCAGTTGAATACTGATGTTTCGGCGACGTTTTATCCTGAAGCTCAAAAGGAGCAGCCTTGA
- a CDS encoding KdsC family phosphatase: MKKRSIEKVRLLLLDVDGVLTDGRIIYDNNGIESKAFHVRDGHGLKLLQRAGIKVGIITGRSSEIVSHRAAELGIDIVYQGAKTKLEPYEQILADLKLSDQQVAYVGDDLVDLPILRRVGCSFTVADAVADIKPYVDYITTLPGGHGAVREVCDMLLRQSGLWDSVTDRYFD; the protein is encoded by the coding sequence ATGAAAAAGCGATCCATCGAAAAAGTTCGTCTGCTGTTACTGGATGTTGATGGAGTTCTGACTGATGGTCGGATCATCTATGATAATAACGGCATTGAGAGCAAAGCGTTTCATGTCCGTGATGGCCATGGTCTGAAGTTGCTGCAGCGTGCTGGAATCAAGGTTGGTATCATCACTGGGCGCAGTTCTGAGATCGTCAGCCACCGAGCTGCCGAATTGGGGATCGATATTGTCTATCAGGGGGCTAAGACCAAGCTGGAGCCGTACGAACAGATTCTTGCAGATTTGAAACTGTCTGATCAGCAGGTGGCCTATGTAGGCGACGATCTGGTCGATTTGCCGATTTTGCGTCGAGTCGGGTGTTCATTTACTGTGGCCGATGCTGTTGCTGATATCAAACCTTATGTGGACTATATCACCACGCTGCCTGGTGGTCATGGCGCTGTGCGTGAAGTGTGTGACATGCTGTTGCGGCAATCTGGTTTGTGGGATTCCGTTACGGATCGCTATTTTGACTAG
- a CDS encoding KpsF/GutQ family sugar-phosphate isomerase: MNTTNSIIDVARNTLKIEADAVLALHDRINGEFCQAVELILACKGRLVISGMGKSGLICQKIASTMASTGTPALFLHPAEGIHGDLGMLMKGDVVLAVSNSGETEEIVRILPVIKRLGLKLIAMSGNPASTLARAGDVSLDISVDKEACPLGLAPTASTTATLAMGDALAVALLQEKNFQAEDFALFHPGGALGKRLLLRVEDLMHTGDAIPLVAQTTTVKDALFEITNKKLGITGVVDADNGLVGVFTDGDLRRCLEDQHSLEHLMDQVMSRHPKRVLRFNLAAKALQLMEEYSITSLFVFEHEEDATPVGIIHLHDLLKAGVV; encoded by the coding sequence ATGAATACGACCAATTCTATTATAGATGTTGCTCGAAACACCCTGAAAATTGAAGCGGACGCCGTACTGGCTCTTCATGACCGAATTAATGGTGAATTTTGTCAGGCTGTTGAGTTGATTCTGGCCTGTAAAGGGCGCCTGGTGATCTCAGGTATGGGCAAGTCCGGTTTGATTTGTCAGAAAATTGCCTCCACGATGGCGTCTACTGGTACGCCTGCATTGTTTTTGCATCCTGCAGAAGGCATCCATGGTGATCTTGGTATGCTGATGAAAGGTGATGTGGTTCTGGCAGTTTCCAACTCCGGTGAAACCGAGGAGATTGTGCGTATTCTGCCGGTGATCAAGCGTTTGGGGCTGAAGCTGATTGCTATGAGTGGTAACCCCGCCAGCACCTTGGCCCGTGCCGGGGATGTATCATTGGATATCTCTGTTGACAAAGAGGCCTGCCCTCTCGGCCTGGCTCCGACCGCCAGTACAACGGCAACCTTGGCTATGGGTGATGCTCTGGCCGTTGCCTTGTTGCAGGAGAAAAATTTTCAGGCCGAGGATTTTGCGCTGTTTCATCCGGGCGGGGCGTTGGGAAAACGTCTGTTGTTGCGTGTTGAAGATTTGATGCATACGGGTGATGCGATTCCTCTGGTGGCCCAGACAACGACTGTCAAGGACGCATTGTTTGAAATTACCAATAAAAAGCTTGGCATAACCGGTGTTGTTGATGCGGATAATGGGCTGGTAGGTGTTTTCACTGATGGTGACCTGCGGCGCTGTCTTGAAGATCAACACTCCTTGGAACACTTGATGGATCAGGTTATGAGCCGACATCCCAAGCGGGTGCTGCGTTTTAATCTGGCTGCCAAAGCATTACAGTTGATGGAAGAGTACTCGATCACTTCGTTGTTTGTTTTTGAGCACGAGGAAGATGCAACCCCGGTTGGGATTATTCACCTGCATGACCTTTTGAAGGCAGGAGTGGTATGA
- the kdsA gene encoding 3-deoxy-8-phosphooctulonate synthase: MVTEVKIGDVAFGDQHPFVLVSGPCVLEDLDMTLHIAESLKKLTDQLGIDFVFKASYDKANRTSVSSFRGPGIDAGLEMLAKVKSEFNVPVVSDVHDATQVAAASQVLDIIQIPAFLCRQTDLLVAAGNSGRVVNVKKGQFQAPWDMKHVVGKVASTGNEQILLTERGASFGYNNLVVDMRSLLIMRELGKPVIFDATHAVQLPGGADGASAGQREYVAALSRAAVAIGIDGLFWEVHPDPECARCDGPNSLYLKDLQPILESLLAVDAVVKNR; encoded by the coding sequence ATGGTTACGGAAGTAAAAATCGGCGATGTCGCCTTTGGCGACCAGCATCCGTTTGTTCTTGTTTCAGGTCCCTGTGTTCTTGAAGATCTGGACATGACGCTACACATTGCGGAATCTTTAAAAAAACTGACGGATCAGTTAGGGATCGATTTTGTTTTCAAGGCGTCTTATGACAAAGCCAATCGGACTTCAGTATCATCATTTCGTGGCCCGGGCATTGATGCGGGTCTGGAGATGCTGGCCAAGGTCAAGAGTGAATTCAACGTGCCGGTGGTTTCCGATGTGCATGATGCAACTCAGGTGGCTGCTGCATCTCAAGTTCTCGATATTATTCAAATTCCGGCATTTTTATGCCGTCAAACTGATCTGCTGGTTGCGGCCGGAAACAGTGGCCGGGTCGTCAATGTCAAAAAAGGTCAATTTCAGGCGCCTTGGGACATGAAACATGTGGTCGGAAAGGTTGCTTCTACCGGGAACGAGCAGATCTTGCTGACCGAGCGTGGCGCCAGTTTTGGTTACAACAATCTGGTTGTGGACATGCGCTCATTGCTGATTATGCGCGAGTTGGGCAAGCCGGTCATTTTTGACGCCACTCACGCGGTACAACTTCCCGGTGGCGCGGATGGTGCTTCGGCCGGTCAACGTGAATATGTTGCGGCACTTTCTCGAGCGGCCGTCGCCATTGGTATTGATGGGTTGTTCTGGGAAGTCCACCCTGATCCTGAGTGTGCCCGCTGCGACGGGCCGAACTCCTTGTACCTCAAAGATCTTCAACCGATTCTGGAGTCACTGCTGGCCGTAGATGCCGTGGTGAAAAATCGATGA
- a CDS encoding CTP synthase, whose amino-acid sequence MKTKFLFVTGGVVSSLGKGLAAASIGALMEARGLRISMQKLDPYINVDPGTMSPFQHGEVFVTDDGAETDLDLGHYERYTSARLSRKSNFTTGQVYDAVIRKERRGDYLGGTVQVIPHITNEIKSKIIENAQDVDLAIVEVGGTVGDIESLPFLEAIRQFRTDLGHENVLYVHLTLVPYLAAAGELKTKPTQHSVKELREIGIQPDILLCRCDREIPRDMKSKIALFCNVREDSVITARDVGSIYEVPVIYHEQGLDERVVDGLGIWTKAPDLAPWQNVVRRVKDPASQTTIAIVGKYVELTESYKSLSEALIHGGIANDCRVNLKYVDSESLERHGLGDTFADVDGILVPGGFGERGSEGKTAAIRFARENNVPFFGICLGMQMAVVEFARNVCKLPDAYSAEFREEAENPVIHIMEEQKEIATKGGTMRLGAYDCELTEGSLAQRIYGQKCISERHRHRYEFNNGFRQTLSECGLEISGVNPDADLVEIVEISNHPWFLACQFHPEFRSRPMDPHPLFESFVGACLHQAKEA is encoded by the coding sequence ATGAAAACCAAGTTTCTGTTTGTTACCGGAGGTGTCGTTTCTTCTCTGGGTAAAGGGCTGGCCGCGGCATCAATTGGTGCTTTGATGGAAGCTCGTGGATTACGTATTTCCATGCAGAAGCTTGATCCGTATATCAATGTTGATCCTGGAACCATGAGTCCATTTCAGCACGGCGAAGTATTTGTTACCGATGATGGCGCTGAAACCGATCTGGATTTGGGACATTACGAGCGCTACACGTCGGCGCGTCTTTCCCGGAAGTCGAATTTTACGACCGGTCAGGTCTATGATGCGGTTATCCGTAAAGAGCGGCGCGGCGATTATCTCGGTGGTACGGTGCAGGTCATTCCGCACATCACCAATGAGATCAAAAGTAAGATCATCGAAAACGCTCAAGATGTTGATCTGGCGATTGTTGAAGTTGGTGGAACTGTTGGTGATATCGAATCTTTGCCGTTTCTTGAGGCGATTCGTCAGTTTCGTACCGACCTTGGGCACGAGAATGTTCTTTATGTTCATTTGACCCTGGTGCCTTATCTGGCTGCGGCAGGTGAGTTGAAAACCAAGCCGACGCAACACAGTGTTAAAGAGTTGCGCGAGATCGGTATTCAACCGGATATCCTGTTGTGTCGATGTGATCGCGAAATTCCCCGTGATATGAAAAGCAAGATCGCGTTATTCTGTAATGTCCGCGAAGACTCGGTGATCACAGCCCGTGACGTCGGTTCTATTTATGAAGTGCCGGTGATCTATCATGAGCAGGGGTTGGACGAGCGCGTTGTTGATGGTCTTGGCATCTGGACTAAAGCTCCTGATCTGGCTCCCTGGCAGAATGTTGTTCGACGGGTTAAGGACCCGGCTTCACAGACGACGATTGCCATTGTTGGCAAATATGTTGAATTGACTGAGAGTTACAAGTCTCTGTCCGAAGCTTTGATTCATGGCGGCATTGCCAATGACTGCCGGGTTAACCTGAAATATGTTGATTCCGAGTCACTCGAGCGCCATGGCCTGGGAGATACGTTTGCCGATGTCGATGGTATTCTCGTTCCGGGAGGTTTTGGTGAGCGTGGCAGTGAAGGTAAGACCGCTGCAATCCGTTTTGCCCGAGAAAACAATGTTCCGTTCTTTGGGATCTGTCTGGGGATGCAGATGGCGGTTGTCGAGTTTGCCCGTAACGTGTGTAAGCTTCCTGACGCGTACTCTGCGGAATTTCGTGAAGAGGCAGAGAACCCGGTCATTCATATCATGGAAGAGCAAAAGGAGATTGCCACTAAGGGCGGGACGATGCGCCTTGGAGCCTATGACTGTGAGTTGACGGAGGGTAGCTTGGCCCAGCGTATTTATGGTCAGAAATGTATTTCCGAGCGCCACCGCCATCGTTACGAGTTTAACAACGGTTTCCGCCAAACACTGAGCGAATGTGGTCTGGAAATCTCTGGTGTAAATCCCGATGCCGATCTGGTCGAGATTGTCGAAATTTCCAACCATCCTTGGTTTTTGGCATGCCAATTTCATCCTGAATTCCGTTCCCGGCCCATGGATCCGCATCCGTTATTTGAGTCATTTGTTGGTGCCTGCCTTCATCAGGCAAAGGAAGCATAA
- the kdsB gene encoding 3-deoxy-manno-octulosonate cytidylyltransferase, with protein MRITAIIPARYASSRFPGKPLADILGKPMVQWVYEQTVRAQLVDDVLVATDDVRIVETVEAFGGRACMTSDQHETGTDRLAEVAAQLDCDLVVNVQGDEPLIDPRMIDQAIAPLKEDATIAMGTLMISIAESREYLNPNVVKVVTNSQGDALYFSRAPIPWSRDYSATAAETFDQIRAFKHVGLYVYRRDFLLAYPTLTATPLEQMEKLEQLRALENGYRIRVVETDLQSQGVDTPQDLLRVCEILSAPGQKNSR; from the coding sequence GTGCGTATTACTGCCATTATTCCGGCCCGCTATGCGTCGTCCCGTTTTCCGGGAAAGCCTCTTGCCGACATTCTTGGTAAGCCGATGGTTCAATGGGTTTATGAACAAACGGTCCGGGCTCAACTGGTGGATGATGTTCTGGTGGCAACGGACGATGTTCGGATCGTCGAGACTGTTGAAGCCTTTGGTGGTCGAGCTTGTATGACCTCGGACCAACATGAAACCGGAACGGATCGCTTGGCTGAGGTTGCTGCCCAGCTTGATTGCGATCTAGTGGTCAATGTTCAGGGGGATGAGCCTCTGATTGATCCACGCATGATTGATCAAGCCATTGCTCCTTTAAAAGAGGATGCAACCATTGCCATGGGGACATTAATGATTTCCATTGCAGAGTCTCGAGAATATCTGAACCCCAATGTTGTTAAGGTGGTCACCAACAGTCAGGGGGATGCCTTGTATTTCTCCAGAGCACCGATCCCCTGGTCGCGTGATTACAGTGCAACGGCGGCTGAGACTTTTGACCAGATCCGTGCATTTAAACATGTCGGGCTTTATGTGTATCGCCGGGATTTTCTGCTCGCGTATCCAACTTTGACGGCAACGCCTCTTGAGCAGATGGAAAAGCTTGAACAGCTACGTGCTCTGGAGAATGGCTATCGGATTCGCGTGGTGGAAACAGACCTTCAATCTCAGGGGGTGGACACCCCGCAAGATCTGCTTCGGGTCTGTGAAATTCTCTCTGCACCAGGGCAGAAAAACAGTCGCTGA
- a CDS encoding Fur family transcriptional regulator, with product MAKVKDLFRDYLAKHGLKVTRQREIILEGFMSSPSHLSAEELYLRLRKDHPNIGYATVYRTMKLLADSGIASERHFGDRQTRYEPNTSEDHHYHLICNSCGRIIEFEDAKIETLLQQTAADHQFTLSHQRLELYGLCPSCQGG from the coding sequence ATGGCAAAAGTCAAGGACCTGTTTCGTGATTACTTAGCCAAGCATGGATTAAAGGTCACACGGCAGCGCGAGATTATTCTTGAGGGCTTTATGAGTTCGCCCTCGCACCTGTCCGCAGAGGAGTTATACCTCCGCCTGCGCAAGGATCATCCCAATATTGGTTATGCAACGGTCTATCGGACCATGAAGCTTTTGGCGGATAGTGGCATCGCCAGTGAGCGTCATTTTGGTGACCGTCAGACCCGCTACGAGCCCAACACCAGCGAAGATCATCATTACCACCTGATCTGCAATTCGTGTGGCCGGATTATCGAATTTGAAGATGCGAAAATTGAAACATTGCTGCAGCAAACTGCGGCAGATCATCAATTCACTCTATCGCATCAGCGTCTGGAACTGTATGGCTTGTGTCCGTCCTGTCAGGGTGGCTAG
- a CDS encoding TlpA disulfide reductase family protein, with amino-acid sequence MDVWRSGAGVKNVGHVLLWLAVVLLCACSSEPEQSQKDATAQPALAPDFELSSLQGKTVRLSELRGKVVVLNFWATWCPPCREEVPSMQQLHGMMSGTEFVMLAVNIEQDGRKTVPVFLQKNPVDFTILFDESGQVRKSYGVAKYPETFIIDPQGRIVEKVIGGINWSQPRVVEFMRRLLPESAD; translated from the coding sequence ATGGACGTATGGCGATCTGGCGCTGGGGTAAAAAATGTCGGGCATGTCTTGTTGTGGCTTGCAGTGGTGTTGCTTTGCGCCTGCAGTTCTGAACCGGAGCAGTCGCAGAAAGATGCCACTGCGCAGCCGGCATTGGCACCCGATTTTGAGCTGAGTTCATTACAGGGAAAAACCGTCCGACTTTCAGAGTTGCGGGGCAAGGTTGTTGTCCTTAATTTCTGGGCGACCTGGTGTCCCCCCTGTCGTGAAGAAGTGCCATCCATGCAGCAATTGCATGGCATGATGTCCGGCACTGAGTTTGTGATGCTGGCGGTGAACATTGAACAGGATGGGCGTAAGACCGTTCCGGTCTTTTTGCAGAAAAATCCCGTTGATTTTACCATCCTGTTTGATGAGTCCGGTCAGGTCAGAAAATCCTATGGAGTTGCTAAATATCCGGAGACCTTCATTATTGACCCTCAGGGGAGGATTGTTGAAAAAGTCATTGGTGGTATCAATTGGAGTCAGCCGCGTGTGGTTGAGTTTATGCGTCGTTTATTGCCAGAGTCTGCTGACTGA
- a CDS encoding 50S ribosomal protein L11 methyltransferase produces MGRVFSPFVIGRSFRILPQGHPAIEDERINLWMAPGAFGSGEHETTASCLEILEDLEGVNGATILDLGSGTGILAIAALKLGARSAVCIDIDPAAVATCRLNSQLNGVDADIDHVCGTLSNLPEAAYDLVLANIYGDILVNVAEDLSQRACADAPLLLSGILYEYNFDVRQRYQQHGCHVVKNLMLDEFSTVLLQKGS; encoded by the coding sequence GTGGGACGTGTTTTTTCCCCTTTTGTCATTGGCCGCTCATTTCGTATTTTGCCTCAAGGCCATCCTGCCATCGAGGACGAGCGGATCAATTTATGGATGGCGCCCGGCGCCTTCGGCTCCGGTGAACACGAAACAACAGCCAGCTGCTTGGAGATCCTCGAAGACCTCGAAGGAGTCAACGGAGCAACCATACTCGACCTGGGAAGTGGAACCGGCATCCTAGCGATTGCGGCATTGAAGCTTGGGGCACGATCAGCGGTGTGCATCGACATCGATCCAGCCGCAGTTGCCACCTGCCGTCTCAACAGTCAACTCAATGGCGTTGATGCCGACATTGACCATGTCTGCGGCACCCTCAGCAATCTGCCGGAAGCGGCCTACGACCTGGTTCTCGCGAATATTTACGGGGACATCCTTGTCAATGTTGCTGAAGATCTTTCACAAAGAGCATGCGCAGATGCCCCCCTGCTGCTTTCCGGAATTCTTTACGAATACAACTTTGACGTGCGTCAACGTTACCAACAACACGGTTGTCATGTGGTCAAAAACCTCATGCTCGACGAATTTAGCACCGTCTTACTGCAAAAAGGATCTTAG